CATTGAACCTGCGTTTCAACACAAGTTGCAGCTTGCTCGCAAGAATCGTTTACGTTCCAATGTGGGTATAGATCTGCACCTGATGCAGCTGATACAGTAAGAGGACTAAAACCGGCAGCAACTACAGGTCCGTCAAAAGAGCCTGATCGCACTGTGATATAACCACCTTCAACAATCGAAAACTCGATGTCTTCTCCTGCAGGAACGCCAGTTATTGTCGAGTATTCCTCTTGGTAAGAACAAGTAGAGATACCGATCAATTCACCGTTTGGTCCTTCAGCAGTAATATCCGCACTTGCAAAAGCAACTGTGTTTAAGCAGCTGTCGTCTGGAATTGGAGTACCTGCACAAACACAGTCCTCACCCAATACGTCATTTTCAGTATTTTCATCACCATCATCACAGGGGTCACCAATATTTCCATCCGGACAGTCAGTACCACAAGTGAGACATTGAACGGTTGTTTCAACACAGCTGGCATCTTGACCACAAGCCCCGTCTGTATTCCAGTGCGGATAGAGGTCTGCACCACTCGCACCTAAAACAGTAACGGGAGATGTTCCTTGAGCGACAACGGGTCCGTCTACAGAATCAGTTCGTACGGTAATGTAACCGCCTTCAACAATAGCGAATTCAACGTCCGAACCTGCAGAAATTCCTGTTATAGTAGAGTATTCTTCTTGGTATGAGCATGTGCTGATGGTTAATAAAGCATCAGCAGCTCCGGTCAAATCTTCAGAACCAAACGATGATCCATTCAAACAATCACCTGTAAGTGGTTGGCCTGCGCAAACGCAGTCTTCACCAATAACATCTCCAACGGTATTTGCATCACCATCGTCACAAGCGTCACCGATGTTTCCATCAGGACATTCCGTTGCACAAGACGTACACTGCACTGAAGTAGCTAGACAGCTGGAAGCAGTAGCACAAGCGTCGTCTACGGTCCAGTGTGGGAACAGGTTTGACCCGCTGGCACCTGATACGGTAACCGGGCTAAAACCTTCTGCTACAACAGCACCTCCGGCAGAATCTGTTCTGACAGTGATGTATCCGCCCGTTGAAGAAGAAAATTCAATGTCTTCTCCTACAGGTACGCCTGTAATGGTAGAATACTCTTCTTCGTAAGAACAAGTAGAGATAGTGATCAATTCACCGTTTGGTCCGTCAACACTAATGTCAGCGCTACCGAAACTAGCGACGTTTTGACATCCGCCTTGTGCGAATGCGGTTGACGAAATAAATGCGCCAAAAAGTATGGCGCAACAGACTGTCAACATTTTAGTTAAATGCATCTTCATAAGAATTGTTTTTGGTTAATAATTTGGTTAAAGAAGTGGGTATTGTCACTCCATAATAATTTAATTAGTTCGGCTAACCGTCGAATAGGGTCGACAAAAAGCCTTACAAGATCGACAAGTTACAATGGTTTTTGAAAGAATCAAAATCAATAGCAGAAATCATCAGTTTCTGCTATAAAGCATTGATAGTAAATCCAGTGAGATTGGATTTTTTTTGTGGAGATGTACAAGACACTAGATATTGACAAAAAGGCTGACATTTAATAATCTAGCGCAGCGTAATTAAAAAGCCGTCTACCCATAGGGCAGACGGCTTTCAATGAATAACTGACTGCTTATTTTGCAATCATGAATTTGTCATTTACTACTTCGTTTTCAGTAGTCAGACGGTAAATGTACACTCCGTTAGGGAGGTTAGATCCGTCAAACTCGAAACGGTAATCGTTTCCTGCTTGAGCATTTCCTGCAAACAAACCGTCAACAAGACGTCCGCTCATATCGAATACTTCAAGAGTTGTGTAGCTATCTTCTGCAACTGTGAAAGTTACGTTAGACTGACCCTCAGTTGGGTTAGGCAATGAAGAAATTGCTGCTCCACCTGGAGTAGTAAACGGTTGCCAAGTTGTGAATGGACCTGCTACTAGTGGAGTTTGAGAACATCCACATCTCACTTGCCATTCGTAATCTGTGCCAGGCTGAAGAACTCCACCAGGGATGTTGAACGAGCTTGCACCAGCCCCACCGATTATCTGAGCGCCAAGAATACTCGAAGCACCAGCTAATCTAACTCTGATTTGACATCCAATCTGACCTGCAACAGCATCCCACTCCGTTAAGAATGAATTACCAGTGAAGGTAGTGCTAAGGCTTGCTTCATCAACAGCAGGGAATGGATCTGCACAACTAGACTCACAGTCTAGAGATACGGTGATGTCACCAGCGTCGAAATAGGCGTATGTGCGCACGTAGTAGACTCCTGCAGCAGGAGCTTCCAAAGTTATACCTTCTCCAGAACCAGCACTTAAACCAGTGTCTGAACAAGCTACTTCCGTTAGGCTTTCACAATCTCCGGAGTAGATAAAAAGAACTGCGTCAATAAGAGAACCTTCACCAGGTAATACGGTTACAGTGTAATTGTCTGTACCGTTAGCTTGGAATGCATACCACACATCATCAGGAGTGGTTGATGTAAACCCACCACATAAATTATTCAAGCCTTCAGTTTGATTAGCACCTACTGTAGTACCTGTAACGGTAGCGCCACAAGCAAGAAGCGAACTTACATCATCACAGTCATCATTTGCTAATGGCACCGTACCGCCTGCGCAAGAGCAGTCAGGTTGTATAGTTGATCCTTCAGTCAAAGGATCACCATCATCACATGGGTCACCAATGTTTCCTCCGGGACAAGTAGCTGGACAAGTAGTGCACTGAGCTGTTGTTGTTACACAATTGGTTGCTGTTTGACAAGCACCGTCAGTATTCCAATGAGCATACAAGTTATTGCTAGCTGAAGCAGAGAAAGTAAGAGGTGAAGAACCTTGAGCGACAACGGGGCCATTCAAAGAGTCAAATCTTACTGTAATATATCCACCTTCAACAATGGCAAGCTGGTAAGTCTCTCCAGCGACAACTCCAGAGATTTCAGAATACTCAGTTTGAAAAGAACAAGTGCTGATTGTTACAACTTCAGATGCTGCAAGAGAGAGGTCTGCAGATCCAAAAGCAGACGAGTTAAGGCAATCTCCAGTGGCTTGCAATCCTGCGCAAACGCAGTCTTCACCTATCGTATCACCAACAGTCGTTTCATCACCATCGTCACATGGATCACCGATGTTTCCTTCAGGACACTGTGTGTCGCAAGAAACGCATTGAACGGTAGTCACTACACATTGAGCAAGTGTACCGCAAGCATCGTCTGTATTCCAATGTGGGAAGAGGTCTGCACCGCTTGCAGCAGATACAGTGAGAGGGCTAAAACCTTCCGCTACAATCGCACCAGCCGCAGAATCACGACGTACTGTGATGTAACCTCCGTCTCCGTCAGCATCAAGAGTAAACTGAATATCCTCACCTGCAGGAACTCCTGTAATTGTAGAGTACTCCTCTTCATAAGAACAAGTAGAAATACCAATCAATTGACCATTAGGTCCTTCAACGGTAATGTCGGCACTTGCAAAAGCGGCAGTGTTCAAACAGCCACCTTGGGCCATTACGTTAGACGTCATGAAAGCGCCAAATACGATGGCGCAACAGACTGTAAACATTTTAGTAAAATGCATCTTCATAAGAATTGTTTTTGGTTAATAATTTGGTTAATAATACAAAGAGAACTCTCTTTGCGCGGTTTGTGCTTCTCCTGAACCGTCGTATTTTTTAGACTAATCAAGAATTTCACTCCGCCAATTTAGCATGTTAATTCGTTGAATCAAAATAATTGCCAAAAAAAATCCGGATGAAATAAAAAAGCCGCGCTCATTTGAGCGCGGCTTCTGATCAATTTGGATCGTAAGATTAAGGATTAGGATTTTTCCTCTTTATCTTCTTTCGATTTTTTATCGGCTTTTGCAGTAGCCGCTTTTTCGTCTTTCTCCATTTCGTTTTTAAGACCGGCCAGAACATCTAAATCTCCAAGAGTTGTCTTCTCTTGACCTTTTTGGATATTCTGAATTGCCTTAGAAGCTGCTTTAGAAGATGCTTTTCTTTCAGCTGCTTCTTTTGCCTTATTCAACTTAGGGTCTTCTTCGAAAGTTCGAGTATGAGAAACCATGATGCGTCGTTGGTTCTTATTGAATTCAAGAACTACAAACTCTGCACGTTCATCAACTCTAATACTACTTCCGTCCGCTTTCAGCAAGTGCTTAGCAGGAGCTACTGCTTCTACCCCGTAAGGCATGGCAATGGTCGCAGTATTGTTTTCGATACTAGTAACGGTTCCTTCGTGAGTGGATCCTTCAAGGAACACAGATTCGAATACATCCCAAGGATTCTCCTCAAGTTGTTTGTGCCCTAAGCTCAAACGACGGTTGTCTTGATCTACTTCCAAGACTACCACCTCTAACTCATCACCGATATTGCAGAACTCAGAAGGATGTTTGATTTTCTTAGACCAGCTCAAATCAGAGATGTGCACCAATCCGTCGATACCCTCTTCCAACTCTACAAAGATTCCAAAGTTGGTGAAGTTTCTCACGGTAGCTTTGTGCTTGCTTCCTACAGGATACTTCTCAACGATGCTTGCCCATGGATCAGGCATTAATTGCTTGATTCCAAGTGACATTTTTCTTTCCTCTCTGTCGATGGATAGAACCACTGTATCGATTTCATCCCCTACATTCAAGAAGTCTTGAGCACTTCTCAAGTGCTGTGACCAAGACATTTCACTTACGTGAACAAGTCCTTCTACACCCGGAGCGATTTCTACAAAAGCACCGTAGTCTGCTATCACAACTACTTTTCCTTTCACTTTGCTACCTACTTGAACTTCATCACTGATGGTATCCCATGGATGATCGGTCAATTGTTTTAAGCCCAGCGCAATTCTCTTTTTGTCATCATCAAAGTCCAGAATAACCACATTGATTTTCTGGTCGAGTTCAACCACCTCTTCAGGATGATTGATACGTCCCCAGCTCAAATCGGTAATGTGAATCAAACCGTCTACTCCTCCAAGGTCGATGAATACACCATAAGATGTGATGTTCTTCACAGTACCTTCGAGTACCTGACCTTTTTCGAGGCCTCCGATGATTTGCTTCTTCTGCTCTTCGAGTTCTGCTTCGATCAACGCTTTGTGCGATACAACTACGTTTTTGAACTCGTGGTTGATTTTCACAACTTTGAATTCCATCTTCTTTCCTACGTACATGTCGTAGTCGCGAATTGGCTTCACGTCGATTTGAGATCCCGGAAGGAATGCTTCCAATCCAAATACATCTGCGATCAATCCACCCTTCGTGCGGCACTTGATGTTTCCTGTGATGATTGTGTCATCCTCAAGAGCTGCATTCACCTTACGCCATGCTTCGTGCATGCGGGCAGTCTTGTGCGAAATATCCAGTTGTCCGTTTTTGTCTTCAAGACTTTCAACGTATACATCTACCGTATCGCCGATCGCTAACTCTTCGTTGTAACGAAATTCGTTGGCTGTTACGATTCCTTCAGATTTGTAGTTGATGTTGACTACAACTTCTTTTTTAGTGATATCTACAACTGTACCTTTTACCACTTCTCCTTGCTGAACAGCATTCAAAGTGTCATCGTACATTTCATCGAGGCTAGCTCTTTCAGTCTCGTTGTAGTCTTCAGCTCCGTGTTCAAATTTTTCCCAATCGAAGTTAGCAGGATCGAATTCCTCTCTTCCCTCATAAAGGTTGAGTTCATCACCATCTTCATCGTCACGTCCAACTTCTTCTTCCTTCTGACGAGTTACGATGTCGTTACCATCAGGGTCTGCATCAGTATCTTCAGTAGGTGCTTCAGCGGTTGTTTCCTCCACTTCCTCTTCAGCCACAGGAGCAGCTTCTGGAGTCTTTTCAGTAACCTCAGCTTTTGGCTCTTCTGCTTTTGCAGTTTCCTCAGTGCTTTCCGTTACTTTTTCTTGGGTTTCAGCAGGCTTAGATTCAGCAGCTGCTTGAGTATTTTCGGTTTCTTCAGAAACCTTTTTGTCTTCATTTGCCATAGAAAAGGCAGTTCTTTGTATCACAACTTCATGGCAGATGTGAGTAGTGTTATTGAAGAGGCAGCCATGACACCTCATTTTTTAGGAGGCGCGAAGGTAATGTTTTTCAATAACTAACACGAATTTATTCCACTCTTATTTCGATCACTTTACCTACAATATCATTTTTAGGGTAAGGGATATCTCCTTGCGGAAAAGGGGTAGTAGGCCACCAATGTCCATAATGAAATTCTTGGCTTACTACAGGATTCATAGCATTATTGGGAATTTTGGTAATCGATGAATCCATAAAACAGATTCTCTGCATAGCTCCTTTGGTTTCTCCAACCCTCCAAGTAATGCAGGTGGGTTTCCAGTCTATTTCATACCAAATTGGTTGACCTACGGTTTTGTCGTGAGGGTAAGGGTTCTTTGAGGTAACTGCTCTATACCAATCGCCCCATCGGTGGGTGTAATATGTATTGTCACCTTCAATAAAAGTTTTAACGCCGACACCGAATTGACCGGGATCTTTGCAAGCCAAATCCCAGTTGGTGCAAGCTATAATTAAATCGTGATTTGAAGAGGGGTTGTCAAAATCTACCGTATCGGCATAGCCTGAGTAAGATAGAGGTGGCCAGTGATTGGCGGCCTTAACAATTTCGATATCTATTTCGCTGTAAGTCGACCTTGGCCCTCTTTCGGGATTGTTTTGGTCAAAATAGTCCAGCACATATCCTCCACCTGTCTTGCATTCATCTCTGGTGTTCCATTCGTCGAGTGAGAGAAACTTCAGCCAAAAAGCACAGGTCACTCCATTCCAAACATTTTCTTCGCTCAAGAGCTCCGGAAATTCAATCTGTGCCTTAAATTTTCCATAGGTAAATCCGAATCTACCTTCAATTCCACCATTTTCTTTTCTGTAAGGTTTCTCTGAATTCCCCGGGTTTTTAACGAGTATGACATTTTGATCGGCATCATAGGAGGCGTTTTGGCAGGGTTCATCTGCCAGAGCCACGAATGAGTTTTGGTTTCTGTCTGCGTTTTGAGCCCATTCTCTGAATAGTTCCTGCGTCATGTCCGCCGTTACATCCATTGCCTGATCTATGTTATTAAGAGTTGAGTCAAGTTCAGGAGTGTTGATGTATTGGATGAAATGAGCATTTTCAAAGGCAGTCGAATCATTTTCGCATTCACTTCCGGAATAAGATTCTTTAAAATCGAACTTGTCGTAATAGAGGCCCTCATCAGGTCTTAATACTGCATAAGTTCTTAAGTGTTGGTCGCTCTTTTGAACAATAAGTTCCCCTTTTTTCTCTTTTTTCGGAAAGAAATAGAAAGGATTAGACCTAACACCCGTTTCGGGGTTTGTCAAGCTATGATTTAGCGCATAGTCGGGAATAGATTCCATAAGTGATTCCCGACCGATCACCAGCATGAATTCATATAAACCAACTCTGGGATTGTTTCGGAAACGGAGATTCGTGGTATCATTTAATTGGGTGTTTCTCAACGTCCAAATGGCATCAAAACGCAATTGATCTTCTAAACTCTGATTCTTAATAGTTGCTTTTTCTTCTACTGAAGTCAGCCAGTCGGGATTGCTTTGAATGATTTTGATCATTTTGTTGACATCGGTGATGTCAAACTGATTTGATCTTGGGTCGGGTCCGAAAAATCGAGATTCGTTAAAAGGATTTCCCATAATCTTGATTGAATCCTGAATCTCCAGTCGCTCGTTTTCTTTGACGGTTTCTGTGAGTTTATAAAGGGGCACGTCGATACCGGACCATGATCCGTAAAAATTTTCGGAAGACTTTGGGTTGAACTCTCCATCGATGTAATCAGCGTGCATGTAGGAAACATTCCTGTAATAGAGCTTATAGAAAAATCGTTCCGTGGCACCTTTGTTTTGGAGATTGAAATTAAAATGGAAGTAAGCTCTTGAACCGGTCGCTGAGTCTGATGGCAGCGTTATTCCCTTAAACGGCCCTTGGCTCAAATCCATCTCGAGAACCAAAGTATCTGATGAGAGTGAATAGTTTGAGAATATCTCAAAATTCTCAACAGTCATATCAGCCTCTGGCTTAAAACAGCCGCATAATAAGATGAGCAATAGAAAATACGAACCTTTCATTTTTCAAACTTAAAGGATGGGAAAATAGATATTAATGATTTGGAGGAGAAACTTTACTCTAATTTTGCTGTTGAACAGATTAATCCTTTTTTGCATGAAAAGCTTCGAAGTTCCGGAATTCTATCGTTCACCCATTATCGCAAAGGTAAAGGAGTCTCGAAAGATTACTGACCCGAGGAAGAAAGATTTTTCACCTTCCGTTTTGGATTTTGGCCCGGTTCAGTTTTTAGTTCCTCGTCATTTTGGCTTTTGCTACGGTGTAGAAAATGCTATCGAGATTTCATATCGAGCTATAGAAGAGAACCCGGACAAAAGGATTTTCCTTCTCAGTCAAATGATCCATAACCCTACTGTAAATGCAGATTTGGAAAGTAAGGGTATCAAATTTATCATGGACACCCAGGGAAATCAATTTGTGGATTGGGATGAACTTAGAGCTGATGATATTGTCATCATCCCCGCCTTTGGCACGACAGTGGAGATAATGGAATTACTCGCAGCAAAAGATATTCAGGTGGAGAAATACAATACCACATGTCCCTTTGTGGAGAAAGTCTGGAAACGATCAGACCAGTTGGGAAAAAATGATTTTTCTGTAATAATCCATGGTAAGATCAAGCACGAAGAAACAAGAGCAACCTTTTCGCATAGTTACCAAGGAGCTCCATCCGTTGTGATTTTAAACATGGATGAGGCGGTGACTCTTGGTCAGTTTATTCGGAAAGAGCGACCGATGAGTGAATTTTACGAAGTATT
This genomic window from Cryomorphaceae bacterium 1068 contains:
- the rpsA gene encoding 30S ribosomal protein S1 → MANEDKKVSEETENTQAAAESKPAETQEKVTESTEETAKAEEPKAEVTEKTPEAAPVAEEEVEETTAEAPTEDTDADPDGNDIVTRQKEEEVGRDDEDGDELNLYEGREEFDPANFDWEKFEHGAEDYNETERASLDEMYDDTLNAVQQGEVVKGTVVDITKKEVVVNINYKSEGIVTANEFRYNEELAIGDTVDVYVESLEDKNGQLDISHKTARMHEAWRKVNAALEDDTIITGNIKCRTKGGLIADVFGLEAFLPGSQIDVKPIRDYDMYVGKKMEFKVVKINHEFKNVVVSHKALIEAELEEQKKQIIGGLEKGQVLEGTVKNITSYGVFIDLGGVDGLIHITDLSWGRINHPEEVVELDQKINVVILDFDDDKKRIALGLKQLTDHPWDTISDEVQVGSKVKGKVVVIADYGAFVEIAPGVEGLVHVSEMSWSQHLRSAQDFLNVGDEIDTVVLSIDREERKMSLGIKQLMPDPWASIVEKYPVGSKHKATVRNFTNFGIFVELEEGIDGLVHISDLSWSKKIKHPSEFCNIGDELEVVVLEVDQDNRRLSLGHKQLEENPWDVFESVFLEGSTHEGTVTSIENNTATIAMPYGVEAVAPAKHLLKADGSSIRVDERAEFVVLEFNKNQRRIMVSHTRTFEEDPKLNKAKEAAERKASSKAASKAIQNIQKGQEKTTLGDLDVLAGLKNEMEKDEKAATAKADKKSKEDKEEKS
- a CDS encoding 4-hydroxy-3-methylbut-2-enyl diphosphate reductase, encoding MKSFEVPEFYRSPIIAKVKESRKITDPRKKDFSPSVLDFGPVQFLVPRHFGFCYGVENAIEISYRAIEENPDKRIFLLSQMIHNPTVNADLESKGIKFIMDTQGNQFVDWDELRADDIVIIPAFGTTVEIMELLAAKDIQVEKYNTTCPFVEKVWKRSDQLGKNDFSVIIHGKIKHEETRATFSHSYQGAPSVVILNMDEAVTLGQFIRKERPMSEFYEVFAGKYSEGFDPSKDLERVGVVNQTTMLATETQGIADYFKQTMIDLYGEAEYKNHFADTRDTLCYATNDNQRATLGVLKEGADLALVVGGYNSSNTSHIVELCEEKMPTYFISSKDEIKSKEEIHHFNYPDKKMEVSKDWLMPKSPLRIVLTSGASCPDATVDAVMQTIISFFDGTRNLEEVLEEALVTP
- a CDS encoding T9SS type A sorting domain-containing protein; translation: MHFTKMFTVCCAIVFGAFMTSNVMAQGGCLNTAAFASADITVEGPNGQLIGISTCSYEEEYSTITGVPAGEDIQFTLDADGDGGYITVRRDSAAGAIVAEGFSPLTVSAASGADLFPHWNTDDACGTLAQCVVTTVQCVSCDTQCPEGNIGDPCDDGDETTVGDTIGEDCVCAGLQATGDCLNSSAFGSADLSLAASEVVTISTCSFQTEYSEISGVVAGETYQLAIVEGGYITVRFDSLNGPVVAQGSSPLTFSASASNNLYAHWNTDGACQTATNCVTTTAQCTTCPATCPGGNIGDPCDDGDPLTEGSTIQPDCSCAGGTVPLANDDCDDVSSLLACGATVTGTTVGANQTEGLNNLCGGFTSTTPDDVWYAFQANGTDNYTVTVLPGEGSLIDAVLFIYSGDCESLTEVACSDTGLSAGSGEGITLEAPAAGVYYVRTYAYFDAGDITVSLDCESSCADPFPAVDEASLSTTFTGNSFLTEWDAVAGQIGCQIRVRLAGASSILGAQIIGGAGASSFNIPGGVLQPGTDYEWQVRCGCSQTPLVAGPFTTWQPFTTPGGAAISSLPNPTEGQSNVTFTVAEDSYTTLEVFDMSGRLVDGLFAGNAQAGNDYRFEFDGSNLPNGVYIYRLTTENEVVNDKFMIAK